From Pogoniulus pusillus isolate bPogPus1 chromosome 5, bPogPus1.pri, whole genome shotgun sequence, the proteins below share one genomic window:
- the LOC135175651 gene encoding lymphotactin-like produces the protein MTIYKLCKRGLTTATFFTALTKEPPAMKLHIAALLVIFWLGMFTMHTVQGSIASQSMRKYSCESLTAKRLHIKNLVSYENIRGPIEAIMFITRGGVRICVKPDHKQAQQAMKEIAQRQATKDR, from the exons ATGACAATATATAAACTCTGCAAAAGAGGGCTGACAACAGCCACTTTCTTCACTGCCTTGACAAAGGAGCCACCAGCAATGAAACTCCACATTGCAGCTCTCCTGGTCATTTTCTGGCTTGGCATGTTCACCATGCACACAGTGCAAG GGAGCATTGCAAGTCAATCCATGCGCAAATATAGCTGTGAAAGTCTAACAGCAAAGCGACTGCACATCAAAAACCTTGTCAGCTATGAGAATATACGAGGCCCAATAGAGGCTATCAT GTTTATCACCAGAGGAGGTGTCCGGATCTGTGTAAAACCTGACCACAAACAGGCACAGCAGGCTATGAAGGAAATAGCTCAAAGACAGGCCACCAAAGACAGATGA